One region of Termitidicoccus mucosus genomic DNA includes:
- a CDS encoding TonB-dependent receptor — protein MKRNTPPFLARLPAMLALACVLPLALLAQENNTGVIEGRVSSRADQKYLVNARITIDGTHYQDLTNDYGEYRIAGIPAGEVTVTALFSGLNPKSYRITLAPGARVTQDFELSTSEVDSLGSTVLLEKFEVVSTRDTANNIIATNEQRFAQNIKTVIETDAFGDVTSGNIGEFLKFMPGVAVDYDNADPNSVSVRGFGSAYTAVTTDGMSMANAASGSETRTFEFDQTSINNVSRIEVTKVPLPSQRADSLGGQVNLVPKNAFERRKMSFNFRAAAGINSENLDFFRKTPGPQYGNTYKIKPNFDFDLTIPFSKKFGIVLTGMRTEQYNEQHRSQMEWQFNRVPDEFSGSDRSKYANNPTIVELIDSRNLRTDPYLRNYRMQDSPKAQIKNSLGLRADWKIARNHTLSAFYQFGSSEAHTGTRDIQWDMKEYVVYHPTLRPDGTIDPSILRRWGYDEMYGGYYTMSTTGNRAKIKHNSGLNDKYGITNTLNLRYRYTGNNWEFDAALNGSFARSWERDMSNGHFSNSATELVGEVERLLIGGIQKQDAPTVLKGYRIDGTLIDVFDLTNYTVKTVTTNPKDARDEFKTGQFNIKRNLNMFPFYATLKSGGEIREQYREIVQQRAFLEYNPTDGRPNQAIDFLDVPYSTKEQAWGMPHMPTPSPYLLYQAYLEDLQRPEGSRFFTLPPGREKDALESNYRNNGSFNEKVTSFYVQLDAKFFDNRLSIATGFRYEMTEDRGKGSYMPNYKILDPNNPDRYLTDEELEDGDYDAQMVDFIKKNWKFNGVNTYRTYGDIYPSFHANFNITGNMIARFAYSMTLGRPDLKNIMPNNIKYETEIDEEMNEPYTIVKCNNPALKPYEANNYDLSLEYYLQNGGMLSGAVFYKSISGFFGQERVQGTTAMLRQVGAPPGLNNPILIMPINLDDMTTVQGAEVAMRMPLSFIPGIGRYVNVFANATVLDMRANYRANFGGFIEQTANWGINIITPRLVLRLNWNYRGRQKTDAQEGTAYQDEDSLDFQGYYEYVAPRLMVDMNLEYKLNKRINFFMNARNLTNERLVLERYNDLSPDYAKTYRAMEYGVQITAGIKGSF, from the coding sequence ATGAAACGAAACACACCACCCTTTCTTGCGCGTCTGCCGGCCATGCTGGCGCTGGCCTGTGTCCTGCCCCTCGCGCTTCTTGCCCAAGAGAACAACACCGGCGTCATTGAAGGCCGGGTTTCAAGCAGAGCCGATCAGAAATACCTCGTCAACGCCCGCATCACCATAGACGGCACCCATTATCAGGACCTCACCAATGACTATGGCGAATATCGCATTGCCGGCATCCCGGCGGGCGAAGTCACGGTCACGGCGCTCTTTTCCGGCCTGAATCCAAAATCATACAGAATCACCCTCGCGCCGGGCGCGCGCGTGACACAGGATTTCGAGCTGAGCACATCCGAGGTGGACAGCCTGGGTTCGACCGTGCTGCTGGAAAAATTCGAGGTCGTTTCTACCCGCGACACGGCCAACAACATCATCGCGACGAACGAGCAGCGCTTCGCACAGAACATCAAGACGGTGATCGAGACCGATGCGTTTGGCGATGTCACCTCGGGTAATATCGGCGAATTTCTGAAATTCATGCCCGGCGTCGCCGTCGATTATGACAACGCGGACCCAAACTCGGTTTCCGTGCGCGGTTTCGGCTCCGCCTACACGGCCGTGACGACCGATGGTATGTCGATGGCCAACGCCGCGTCGGGCAGCGAGACGCGCACGTTTGAGTTCGACCAGACCTCCATCAACAACGTCTCCCGCATCGAAGTCACCAAGGTGCCGCTCCCTTCCCAGCGCGCGGACTCGCTCGGCGGTCAGGTCAACTTGGTGCCCAAAAACGCCTTCGAGCGCAGAAAGATGTCTTTTAATTTCCGCGCCGCCGCCGGCATCAACAGCGAAAACCTGGATTTCTTCCGAAAAACGCCGGGGCCGCAATATGGCAACACTTACAAGATCAAGCCCAACTTCGACTTTGATCTGACCATCCCGTTCAGCAAAAAATTCGGCATCGTGCTGACCGGGATGCGCACCGAGCAATATAATGAGCAGCACCGCTCGCAAATGGAATGGCAGTTCAACCGGGTGCCCGATGAATTCAGCGGCAGCGACCGGTCCAAGTATGCGAACAACCCCACCATTGTGGAGCTCATCGACAGCCGCAATCTGCGCACGGATCCCTACCTGCGCAACTACAGGATGCAGGACAGCCCCAAGGCACAGATCAAAAACTCGCTCGGACTGCGCGCGGACTGGAAGATCGCGCGCAATCACACCCTGTCAGCATTTTACCAGTTTGGATCCTCGGAGGCACATACCGGCACCCGCGACATCCAATGGGACATGAAGGAATACGTCGTTTACCATCCGACCCTGCGCCCGGACGGCACCATTGATCCAAGCATCCTCCGCCGCTGGGGTTATGATGAGATGTATGGTGGCTACTACACCATGAGCACGACCGGAAACCGCGCCAAGATAAAGCACAACTCGGGCCTCAATGACAAGTATGGCATCACCAACACGCTCAATCTGCGATATCGCTATACGGGAAACAACTGGGAGTTTGACGCGGCGCTGAACGGCTCCTTTGCCCGGAGCTGGGAGCGCGATATGTCCAACGGGCATTTCTCCAATTCCGCGACCGAGCTCGTCGGCGAGGTGGAGCGCCTCCTGATCGGCGGAATCCAGAAACAGGACGCCCCCACGGTCCTGAAAGGCTACCGGATTGACGGCACATTGATAGATGTCTTTGACCTCACCAACTACACTGTCAAAACTGTCACGACCAACCCCAAGGATGCGCGGGATGAATTCAAGACCGGACAATTTAACATAAAACGAAACCTCAACATGTTCCCGTTTTACGCCACGCTGAAATCCGGCGGCGAGATCAGGGAACAATACCGCGAGATTGTGCAGCAGAGGGCGTTTCTAGAATACAACCCTACCGACGGCCGACCCAATCAGGCTATCGATTTTCTCGATGTGCCCTACAGCACCAAGGAGCAGGCGTGGGGCATGCCCCACATGCCCACGCCCTCGCCCTATCTCCTTTACCAAGCGTATCTGGAAGATTTGCAACGGCCGGAGGGATCGCGCTTCTTCACCCTGCCGCCGGGCCGCGAGAAGGACGCCTTGGAGTCAAATTACAGAAACAACGGTTCCTTCAACGAGAAGGTCACCTCCTTCTATGTCCAGCTTGACGCCAAGTTCTTCGACAACCGCCTGTCCATCGCCACCGGATTCCGTTATGAAATGACAGAAGACCGCGGAAAGGGCTCTTACATGCCGAACTACAAGATCCTCGATCCAAACAACCCGGACCGCTACCTCACCGACGAGGAATTGGAGGATGGTGACTATGACGCGCAAATGGTCGATTTCATAAAAAAGAACTGGAAGTTCAACGGCGTGAACACCTACCGGACTTACGGGGACATCTACCCAAGTTTCCACGCAAATTTCAATATCACGGGAAACATGATCGCACGCTTTGCCTATTCGATGACGCTTGGCCGTCCGGACCTCAAGAACATCATGCCGAACAACATCAAATATGAGACCGAAATCGACGAGGAAATGAACGAGCCCTACACCATCGTGAAGTGCAATAACCCGGCGCTGAAACCTTACGAGGCCAACAACTATGATCTATCGCTGGAATATTATCTGCAAAACGGCGGCATGCTCAGCGGCGCGGTCTTCTACAAGTCGATCTCGGGCTTCTTCGGCCAAGAGCGCGTGCAGGGCACGACGGCGATGCTGCGGCAGGTCGGCGCCCCGCCGGGCCTGAACAATCCCATCCTGATCATGCCCATCAACCTCGATGACATGACGACCGTGCAGGGCGCGGAAGTCGCCATGCGCATGCCGCTCAGTTTCATTCCCGGTATCGGCCGATACGTGAATGTTTTCGCGAATGCGACCGTGCTCGACATGCGGGCGAACTATCGCGCCAACTTCGGCGGCTTTATCGAGCAAACAGCCAATTGGGGCATTAATATAATCACGCCCAGGCTGGTGCTTCGCCTCAACTGGAACTACCGGGGGCGCCAGAAAACCGACGCGCAGGAGGGCACCGCGTATCAGGACGAGGACTCGCTCGATTTCCAAGGTTACTATGAATACGTGGCTCCCCGCCTGATGGTGGACATGAACCTGGAATACAAGCTCAACAAACGCATCAACTTCTTCATGAACGCGCGCAACCTCACCAACGAGCGCTTGGTGCTGGAGCGTTACAACGATCTCTCACCCGACTACGCCAAAACCTATCGGGCAATGGAATACGGAGTCCAGATCACCGCCGGCATAAAAGGCTCGTTTTAA